GGCCACTGAGCGGCAATCATCGGTGCGAGCTGCGTGGCCACGGCGTCGTCGCTGCCGGACAGCGCGTAGACCGTACCCAGCGCGCCCACGGCGACTTCGCGGGCAGCCATGCCGGGCACCAGGGCGATACAGATCTGCCAGTTAAAGCCGATCGGGGCGAAGACATGTTCGAGCGCGCGCCCGATCATCCCCGCAAAGCTATAGTCGATCGCGGGCATGGTGGCGCCTTCGGGCGGTGACGGGAACGTCGCCAGGAACCACAGCAGCACCGTCATCGTCAGGATCACGCGGCCGACACGTGACAGGAAGATGCGGGCGCGTTCCCACAGGCCAATGGCGATGTCGCGCGGATTCGGCACGCGATACGCCGGCAATTCCATCAGCAGCGGATGCTCGGTGTGGTCGCGGCGGAACCACTTGAGCACGTATGCCACCAGCAGCGCGCTGACGATGCCGGCCACGTAGAGCACGAAGAGCACCAGGCCCTGCAGGTTGAACAATCCGGCCACCGTGCGTTCCGGGATGAATGCGGCGATCAGCAGCGCGTAGACAGGCAGGCGTGCCGAGCAGGTCATCAGCGGCGCCACGAGAATGGTCGTCAGCCGGTCGCGCGGGTCCTGGATCGTGCGCGTGGCCATGATCCCCGGAATCGCGCAGGCGAAGCTGGAGAGCAGGGGAATGAACGAGCGGCCGGACAGGCCCGCGCTCATCATCAGGCGGTCAAGCAGAAACGCCGCGCGCGGCAGGTAGCCCGATTCCTCGAGCGTCAGGATAAACAGGAACAGGAACAGGATCTGCGGCAGGAACACGATCACGCTGCCAACGCCCGCGATGATGCCGTCCACGATCAGGCTCTTGAGCATCCCGTCGGGCATCGTCGTGCCGACCAGCTCGCCGAACCAGTGCACGCCGGCCTCGATGCCGTCCATCAACGGCGTGGCCCACGAGAACACGGCCTGGAACATGAAGAACAGCAACACCGCCAGAATCGCCAGGCCGAAAACCGGGTGCAGCACCACGACGTCGAGCTTGTCCTCGAACTGCGCGGTGCGCGTGGGCATATTGACGGCGACGTCGAGCAGCCGCTTGACCTCGGCGTGCGTATCGAGCTCCGACACGCTATCGAGCGGCTGGGCCTGTGGCGCCGGTGGCAGCGTGTCGTCGAACAGCTTGATCAGCGATGCAGCGCCATCGTGCTTGACCGCGACGGTTTGCACCACTGGCACGCCAAGTTCACGCGACAGCGCTTCGCGATCGATCTTGATGCCGCGCCGTTCGGCGGCATCGCTCATGTTCAGCACCACCACCATCGGCACCCCAAGGCGGCGCAGTTCCAGCACGAAGCGCAGGTGCAGGCGCAGATTGGTGGCGGCCACCACGGACACGATCAGGTCCGGGCGTGTCTCGCCCGGGCGCTGGCCCAGGCAGACCTCGCGCGTGATGGCTTCATCCAGGCTGGCGGAGTCCAGGCTGTAGGCGCCCGGCAGGTCGAGGATGCGAACCGTGCGCCCGCCCGGAGACACAAACTGGCCTTCCTTGCGTTCGACGGTGACGCCCGCGTAGTTGGCCACCTTCTGGCGGCTGCCGGTGAGACGATTGAACAGTGCGGTCTTGCCGCAGTTGGGATTGCCTACCAGCGCAATGCGCAGGGCGGCGGTGGGATTCTGTGCGACTGACATGTGAGTGCGAAGAGGCAGGCCGGTTACGCGATGCGCTGCGATGGCGGCGCTTCGGTTTCGCCGGCTGGCGCGATGCTGGTCACGGTGGCGCTGGCCACTTCCACGGTGATGCGGGCGGCTTCCGAGCGGCGCAACGCGAATCGCGAGTAGCCAACCTGGGCAACGAGCGGATCCTTGCCGAACGGTCCGAACGCGATGATCTGCACGGTCTCGCCGGGCACGAAGCCCAGGTCGCGCAGACGGCGCGCAATGGGATCATGCGTGAATTCGTCATCCACGGATTTCACAACGGCGGCAGTGCGCCGGGGCAGTTCAGACAACCGCATATGCTTCCAGTCCAGGGGCGCGATCAGCGCCGCGCGGCAGGCTCGGAACCTGCCGGCTACGTAAATAGAAATCGTTCTCGATTGTATAGCATTCGTAGCCGTTTGGCGCTTTGACGGTGGTTTACCGCGCATCGCATATTGGGAAATCGACGACGATTTGCCCCCGGTAAACCCCCCTTATGTTCCGAATAACACAATTGCGGTATTGGTTGCGAAGTCGCCTCGGGGCTAAGCTGCAAGCACGCTGAACACCCCGTTCCACGCGTACTTCTCAAGCCACTGGCTTCGGCCAGTGGCTTCTTCTTTTGGCGTATTCCTGGCGCCTTCTTGCCGAGTGTCTAGATGTCGGCCACGCTGGCGGCCAGCCTGACCATTTCGACGAAATGGTCGCGTGCCGGGTGATCCGGCGCCTGCTTCCACACGCAATACACCTCCGAAGGCACGGTCGCATCCGCAAGTGGCCGAAACGCGGCGCCTGCCATGCCGGAGCGTGCCATCGCAGCTGGCACCACGGCAATCCCCATCCCCTGTGACACCAACGACACCACGGACAGCCAGTGCCGCACCTCATGGCGAATCTGGGGATAGAAGCCGTGCGCGGCGCACATATCGAAAATGCGGCTGTAGTAGTCGGGCGACGCCTTGCGGGAGAACAGGACGAATGGCTCGCCGCGTAAGTCAGTGAGCGCTACCGTATTCTGTTGGCCAAGCGGATGCTTGGCTGGCATGCAGCAGACGAACGGTTCGCGGTGCGCCAGCGTGGTGGCCAGCTCATCCGGCACGCGGCTGGTGTGGACAAAGCCCGCATCGAGTTCACCGTGCAAAAGTGCATCAATCTGCTCTTGTGAGTTCAGCTCTGTCAGGGCCACGTGGATGCCGGGATAGCGCGCCTGGAACTCCTTCAGGCGCTGGGGCAGCCCACGATAGAGCATCGACCCCACGAAGCCGACCCGCAGCCGTCCCACCGCGCCGGCCTCGATCTCCCGCGCCAGTAGCCGGGCTTCCTCGGCCTGCGCCAGTAGTGCCATGGCCGATTCCCGAAACGCGCGTCCGGCCGCGGTCAGGCGCACGCCACGGCTGTCACGCTCGAACAGCCGGGCGCCGACCGAGGCTTCGAGTTGCTGGATATTGAGCGATAGCGGCGGCTGCGAAATCGACAGTCGCCGTGCGGCGCGCCCGAAATGAAGTTCCTCGGCGAGCACAAGGAAGTAGCGCAGATGTCGGAATTCCATGGCGATACAAAATTTGTATTGATCGAGCCAATTTTAGAATTAGACACGAATCGTTGGGGTTTGAATAATGGACGCAAACCATCCCGCCCGACAGCCGCCCGACAGGCATCGTGTCCAGGACGGGGACTTCCAGGAGACGATTCATGCCGACCAGCGCCGCGCGCCCAGCCGCGTCCACCACCGCGTACCCCGAAGTTGCCGCGCATCCGGTGCCAGATCGCCATGGCGCGAGTCTGTTCACGGCCGATCCGGACCTGCGCGCGCTGCTGCCGCTCTACCTGCCTGCTGACCTGTTCAACCACCTGCTGCCGCACCTCGAGCGCATGGGCGCGCTGGCCGGCGGCGTGCTCGACGAACTGGCCAACGAGGCCGATCACGCGCCGCCCACGCTGTCGCACCGCATCCGCACCGGCCTGGATGCCCAGCGCATCCATAAGCATCCGTCCTACGTGGAACTGGAGCGCGTGGCGTTCTCGGAATTCGGGCTGGCTGCGGCGTCGCATCGCGGCGGCGTGCTCGGCTGGGACAAGCCAATGCCCCCTGCCGCGAAGTACGCACTGACCTACCTGTTCGTGCAGGCCGAATTCGGCCTGTGCTGCCCGCTGTCGATGACCGATTCGCTGACGCGCACGCTGCGCAAGTTCGGCGATCCGGCGCTGGTCGACCGCTTCCTGCCGAACCTGACCACGCAGGTGTTCGACGACCTTTACCAGGGCGCGATGTTCATGACCGAACAGGGGGCAGGCTCTGACGTCGCCGCCACGACCACCCGTGCGATTCGCGACGGCAACGCCGAGGGTGGCTGGCGTCTGGTGGGCGACAAGTGGTTCTGCTCGAATCCCGATGCCGCGCTGGCGATGGTGTTGGCGCGGGTGGAGGAAGCCGACGGTTCGGCCGTTGCCGGTATCAAGGGCGTCTCGCTGTTCCTGTTGCCGCGCACGCTGGCGGATGGCAGCGCCAACCACTTCCGCATCATCCGTCTCAAGGACAAGCTCGGCACACGCTCGATGGCTAGCGGCGAGATCCGGCTGGAGGGCGCGCACGCCTACATGGTTGGCGAACTGGGCCGTGGTTTCGTGCAGATGGCCGACATGATCAACAACTCGCGCCTGTCCAACGGCGTGCGCGCGGCCGGCCTGATGCGCCGGGCGTTGACCGAGGGCCAGTTCATCGCCCGCGAGCGCCGCGCGT
This genomic interval from Cupriavidus metallidurans CH34 contains the following:
- the feoB gene encoding ferrous iron transport protein B; translation: MSVAQNPTAALRIALVGNPNCGKTALFNRLTGSRQKVANYAGVTVERKEGQFVSPGGRTVRILDLPGAYSLDSASLDEAITREVCLGQRPGETRPDLIVSVVAATNLRLHLRFVLELRRLGVPMVVVLNMSDAAERRGIKIDREALSRELGVPVVQTVAVKHDGAASLIKLFDDTLPPAPQAQPLDSVSELDTHAEVKRLLDVAVNMPTRTAQFEDKLDVVVLHPVFGLAILAVLLFFMFQAVFSWATPLMDGIEAGVHWFGELVGTTMPDGMLKSLIVDGIIAGVGSVIVFLPQILFLFLFILTLEESGYLPRAAFLLDRLMMSAGLSGRSFIPLLSSFACAIPGIMATRTIQDPRDRLTTILVAPLMTCSARLPVYALLIAAFIPERTVAGLFNLQGLVLFVLYVAGIVSALLVAYVLKWFRRDHTEHPLLMELPAYRVPNPRDIAIGLWERARIFLSRVGRVILTMTVLLWFLATFPSPPEGATMPAIDYSFAGMIGRALEHVFAPIGFNWQICIALVPGMAAREVAVGALGTVYALSGSDDAVATQLAPMIAAQWPLATALSLLAWYVFAPQCISTLAVIRRETNSWKVMAASVAYLGGLAYLASFITYRVALMFS
- a CDS encoding acyl-CoA dehydrogenase family protein, producing the protein MPTSAARPAASTTAYPEVAAHPVPDRHGASLFTADPDLRALLPLYLPADLFNHLLPHLERMGALAGGVLDELANEADHAPPTLSHRIRTGLDAQRIHKHPSYVELERVAFSEFGLAAASHRGGVLGWDKPMPPAAKYALTYLFVQAEFGLCCPLSMTDSLTRTLRKFGDPALVDRFLPNLTTQVFDDLYQGAMFMTEQGAGSDVAATTTRAIRDGNAEGGWRLVGDKWFCSNPDAALAMVLARVEEADGSAVAGIKGVSLFLLPRTLADGSANHFRIIRLKDKLGTRSMASGEIRLEGAHAYMVGELGRGFVQMADMINNSRLSNGVRAAGLMRRALTEGQFIARERRAFGKRLADMPLMRRQLLKLTLPTEQARTMVFQTAEALRRADAGDADAYPLMRILTPLIKFRACRDARKVTGDAMEIRGGCGYIEEWSDPRLVRDAHLGSIWEGTSNIVALDVLRAIRREGSLPVLQAHLQALLGDTPMHATARATFDLALANTVALATRAAEAGADGDVLARQAASALYHVTSAVAMAWEAGQIGSVRRMRLAQLVLVHRVLPQDPLGGGVEPEWLAETVEPPADGVVRAAGPVDQINVF
- a CDS encoding FeoA family protein, producing MRLSELPRRTAAVVKSVDDEFTHDPIARRLRDLGFVPGETVQIIAFGPFGKDPLVAQVGYSRFALRRSEAARITVEVASATVTSIAPAGETEAPPSQRIA
- a CDS encoding LysR substrate-binding domain-containing protein → MEFRHLRYFLVLAEELHFGRAARRLSISQPPLSLNIQQLEASVGARLFERDSRGVRLTAAGRAFRESAMALLAQAEEARLLAREIEAGAVGRLRVGFVGSMLYRGLPQRLKEFQARYPGIHVALTELNSQEQIDALLHGELDAGFVHTSRVPDELATTLAHREPFVCCMPAKHPLGQQNTVALTDLRGEPFVLFSRKASPDYYSRIFDMCAAHGFYPQIRHEVRHWLSVVSLVSQGMGIAVVPAAMARSGMAGAAFRPLADATVPSEVYCVWKQAPDHPARDHFVEMVRLAASVADI